Proteins from a single region of Ziziphus jujuba cultivar Dongzao chromosome 1, ASM3175591v1:
- the LOC107416052 gene encoding probable galactinol--sucrose galactosyltransferase 2, translated as MISPPLKSLQLDFHFPSFAATSQRTFFSHGFVGNINGNHRKTWSRHSMFLSTKPVLKDGALSFNGTDALTSVPDNVVVTPFTNSSAFVGATSKEASSRQVFKLGVIRDVRFLSIYRFKIWWMMPRFGNSGSEIPVETQMLLLEAKDDESESTGYILFLPLLDGEFRASLQGNSSDELEFCVESGDPAIVTKESLKAVFVNSGDHPFDLMKESMKILEKYTGTFSARESKQLPGMLDYFGWCTWDAFYQEVNPQGIREGLKSLSEGGAPPKFLIIDDGWQDTTNEFRKEGEPFIEGSQFGARLDSIEENSKFRRSVNDTESEAPSSLKDFVSEIRSTFGLKYVYVWHALMGYWGGLNPNAEGTKKYNPKLRYPVQSPGTLANSWDISMASMEKYGVAAIEPDKAFQFYDDLHGYLASQDVDGVKVDVQNILETISAGLGGRVSLTKKFQQALEKSIATHFQDNSIICCMGQSTDSIYHSKQSAITRASDDYYPKIPTFQTLHIATVAFNSIFIGEIVVPDWDMFYSKHESSEFHAVSRAVGGCGVYVSDKPGHHDFEVLKKLVLADGSVLRARYPGRPSRDGLFNDPVMDGKSLLKIWNLNKCTGVIGVFNCQGKGTWPRLENSVQPEVETELSGKVSPSDIEYFEEVSGKQWRGDCAVFSFKTGSLSRISKEESFDITLKTLECDVLTVSPIKAYTKDIEFAPIGLLNMYNSGGAVESIDFFRGSSNSEIHIKGRGGGSFGAYSRTKPKSCSLNSKDEGFNFKSEENLLTVTIPENSIYWDITLSY; from the exons ATGATTTCTCCTCCTCTGAAATCCCTGCAACTTGATTTTCATTTCCCTTCGTTTGCAGCTACTAGCCAAAGAACCTTCTTCTCTCATGGCTTTGTGGGTAACATCAATGGTAATCATAGGAAAACATGGAGTCGACATTCCATGTTTCTTAGTACAAAACCTGTCCTCAAAGATGGTGCTCTCAGTTTCAATGGCACAGATGCTTTGACAAGTGTGCCAGACAATGTGGTAGTGACCCCATTTACAAATTCATCTGCATTTGTTGGTGCTACTTCTAAGGAAGCTAGTTCAAGACAAGTTTTCAAACTTGGAGTCATCCG GGATGTCagatttttatctatatatagatTCAAAATTTGGTGGATGATGCCGCGATTCGGTAATTCAGGAAGTGAAATCCCTGTTGAAACTCAGATGTTGCTCCTGGAAGCAAAGGATGATGAATCAGAGAGTACTGGTTACATCTTATTCTTGCCTTTGCTTGATGGTGAATTCAGAGCCAGCCTGCAGGGAAATTCGTCGGACGAGCTTGAGTTCTGTGTTGAAAGTG GGGACCCTGCAATAGTTACCAAAGAATCACTAAAAGCAGTTTTTGTGAATTCTGGAGACCATCCATTTGATCTAATGAAGGAATCGATGAA GATTTTGGAGAAGTATACTGGAACATTTTCAGCTAGGGAATCCAAACAG TTGCCTGGAATGTTAGATTATTTTGGTTGGTGTACCTGGGATGCCTTTTATCAAGAAGTTAATCCTCAAGGAATCAGAGAGGGGCTAAAAAG CTTATCCGAGGGAGGTGCTCCACCCAAGTTTTTGATAATTGATGATGGTTGGCAAGATACAACAAATGAGTTTCGAAAAGAAGGGGAGCCTTTTATTGAAGGGTCACA ATTTGGTGCTAGATTGGACAGCATTGAGGAGAATAGTAAGTTCAGAAGATCAGTAAATGACACTGAAAGTGAGGCACCAAGTAGTCTTAAGGATTTTGTTTCAGAAATTAGGAGTACTTTTGGGCTCAA GTATGTCTATGTATGGCATGCCCTAATGGGATACTGGGGAGGACTTAATCCAAATGCTGAGGGAACTAAAAAGTACAATCCAAAGCTAAGATACCCAGTACAGTCACCTGGGACTTTGGCAAACAGTTGGGATATATCAATGGCCTCGATGGAGAAGTATGGTGTAGCTGCAATTGAACCTGATAAAGCATTCCAGTTTTATGATGATCTGCATGGTTATCTTGCTTCACAGGATGTTGATGGAGTTAAAGTCGATGTTCAGAACATATTGGAAACCATTTCTGCTGGCTTAGGAGGCCGAGTCTCTCTTACTAAGAAATTCCAACAGGCACTTGAGAAGTCCATTGCAACCCACTTTCAAGACAATAGCATAATCTGCTGCATGGGTCAAAGCACAGACTCCATTTACCA TTCAAAACAAAGTGCCATTACACGGGCATCTGATGATTACTACCCGAAGATCCCCACATTCCAGACATTGCATATAGCTACTGTGGCTTTCAACAGCATATTTATTGGTGAAATAGTTGTCCCAGATTGGGACATGTTCTAT AGCAAACATGAATCATCTGAGTTTCATGCTGTTTCTAGAGCTGTGGGAGGTTGTGGAGTCTATGTTAG TGATAAACCTGGTCACCATGACTTTGAAGTACTTAAAAAGCTTGTACTTGCTGATGGGTCAGTTCTTAGAGCTAGATACCCAGGAAGACCATCGCGTGATGGTTTGTTCAATGACCCTGTTATGGACGGGAAGAG TCTTCTCAAGATATGGAACTTGAATAAATGCACTGGAGTCATAGGTGTATTCAACTGCCAAGGAAAAGGAACATGGCCTCGTCTGGAAAATTCTGTTCAGCCGGAGGTTGAAACTGAACTTTCAGGGAAGGTATCTCCTTCTGATATTGAGTATTTTGAAGAGGTTTCTGGAAAGCAATGGAGAGGAGATTGTGCAGTCTTTTCCTTCAAAACAG GGTCTTTGTCTCGAATATCAAAGGAAGAATCATTTGACATCACATTAAAAACTCTGGAATGTGATGTCCTTACTGTCTCTCCAATTAAGGCTTACACTAAAGACATTGAGTTCGCACCTATTGGATTATTAAACATGTACAACTCCGGTGGAGCTGTTGAATCAATTGACTTCTTCAGAGGTTCCTCTAACTCAGAAATACATATCAAGGGAAGAGGAGGTGGTAGCTTTGGCGCATACTCAAGAACAAAGCCTAAGTCTTGCTCTCTAAACTCAAAAGATGAGGGATTCAACTTTAAAAGTGAAGAAAATCTTTTGACAGTCACAATTCCTGAGAATAGCAtttattgggatattacacTATCTTATTAA
- the LOC107409930 gene encoding nucleotide-sugar uncharacterized transporter 2 yields the protein MGLFDSLLGGEGKKFIKRKDSDAGEAGRALEELRSSLYNDLRTSEGAKRQQQRFCGPVVAMTFNFMVSVGIIMANKLVMGKVGFNYPIFLTLIHYVVAWFLLAIFKALSILPVSPPSKSTPFSSLFSLGVVMSFSSGLANTSLKHNSVGFYQMAKIAVTPSIVIAEFIIYRKTISSKKVLSLVIVSLGVAIATVTDLEFNLFGALIAVAWIIPSAINKILWSNLQQQGNWTALALMWKTTPTTIFFLLALMPWLDPPGILSFKWDVTNSTAVLISAALGFLLQWSGALTLGATSATTHVVLGQFKTCVILLGGYILFNSDPGLVSICGAVLALCGMSIYTSLNLKDQQESLSKQNLSKTKTSAQEVGADSDAKVVVNVV from the exons ATGGGGTTGTTTGATTCGTTGCTGGGAGGAGAGGGTAAAAAGTTTATCAAGCGGAAAGATAGTGATGCAGGAGAAGCAG GTAGAGCACTGGAGGAACTCAGAAGTTCGCTTTACAATGACCTTCGGACTTCCGAAGGTGCCAAGCGTCAACAGCAACGATTTTGTGGTCCTGTTGTAGCCATGACCTTTAACTTCATGGTCTCCGTTGGAATAATCATGGCAAACAAATTA GTTATGGGGAAAGTCGGATTCAATTACCCAATATTTCTCACATTAATCCATTATGTAGTAGCATGGTTTCTTCTTGCTATCTTCAAGGCACTTTCAATCCTTCCTGTTTCTCCTCCTTCAAAAAGCactcctttttcttctctcttctcCTTGGGAGTTGTCATGTCTTTTTCCTCTGGTCTTGCAAATACCAGTCTAAAACACAACAG TGTTGGTTTCTACCAGATGGCTAAAATCGCTGTCACTCCTTCCATTGTTATTGCAGAATTCATTATCTACAGGAAAACCATTTCTTCTAAGAAG GTTTTGTCTCTAGTGATTGTTTCATTAGGTGTAGCTATAGCAACAGTAACAGATTTAGAGTTCAATCTATTTGGTGCTTTAATTGCTGTTGCATGGATAATCCCAAGTGCAATAAACAAAATCCTATGGTCTAATCTGCAACAGCAAGGCAATTGGACTGCTCTTGC GCTAATGTGGAAGACTACCCCAACTACAATATTCTTTCTACTGGCTCTGATGCCATGGTTGGATCCACCGGGAATTCTTTCTTTCAAGTGGGATGTCACCAACTCCACTGCCGTTCTGATATCAGCTGCTCTCGGTTTTCTCCTCCAATGGTCTGGAGCTCTGACACTTGG CGCAACCTCAGCAACTACTCATGTTGTTCTTGGACAATTCAAGACTTGTGTGATATTACTAGGAGGGTATATTCTTTTCAACTCAGATCCAGGGTTAGTGAGCATCTGTGGGGCAGTTTTAGCTCTCTGTGGAATGTCCATTTACACATCACTTAACCTCAAGGACCAACAAGAAAGTTTGAGCAAGCAAAACTTGTCGAAAACCAAAACCAGTGCCCAAGAGGTTGGTGCAGATTCTGATGCAAAGGTTGTTGTAAATGTTGTCTGA
- the LOC107416233 gene encoding protection of telomeres protein 1b isoform X1 — MSASSSTIISIREARQKRLKKKANLAGIVTEFSFPRKSAGTDYVSILKIVDESEMHEELSVHMFSDRIEDLPLVQSYKDFIILYHVMIKEYENRPCAICNKQYSSYALFDVNSNTPNYTPYQASRGFVLLEQDTGYVPRMWQVSRYHDMGAGNSEYIVSMKNLAANQHFDLICKVLHVQEASRNRWMFFVWDGNDAPPLSLDTKYKDSEIPLGIEPVPLARHIICQFPCVGTVLRVTVDQGLKDIGLHFKGIGKWVKFRNIRCEEHSGLWHGLFLPSSRIRFLSENDDSVLQCKRTIDERETMEEGFLPTWSTPLPNLTVVDYPSLPTSTLMDFLTNSEEVAIAGRCIVRVVAICPSVREICQLVGSTEQKIRLTLEDPTARIHAHLCGRELTRFSTCCLSLDVLASKMNELLGVPANCEEEDNAARKPPWIECCLKMTSSREFFFCGTRLVVQ, encoded by the exons atgaGCGCGAGTAGTTCCACTATAATTTCAATCAGAGAGGCTCGACAGAAGCGCCTAAAAAAGAAAGCTAATCTTGCTGGCATTGTCACCGAGTTCAGCTTTCCCAGAAAGAGTGCTGGCactg ACTACGTTTCAATACTGAAAATTGTGGATGAATCTGAAATGCACGAGGAGTTATCAGTTCATATGTTCTCTGACAGAATTGAGGACCTTCCGCTGGTTCAGTCGTATAAGGACTTCATTATTCTGTACCATGTCATG ATTAAGGAGTATGAGAATAGGCCATGTGCAATTTGTAATAAACAGTACTCATCGTATGCTCTGTTCGATGTCAATTCAAATACACCAAATTATACCCCATATCAAGCTTCTCGTGGATTTGTTCTTCTAGAACAGGACACCGGTTACGTTCCACGTATGTGGCAAGTTTCCCGCTACCATGATATGGGTGCAG GAAACAGTGAATATATTGTTTCGATGAAAAATCTCGCAGCTAATCAACATTTTGATCTTATATGTAAG GTTCTGCATGTCCAAGAAGCTTCGAGGAATAGATGGATGTTCTTTGTTTGGGATGGAAATGATGCCCCTCCATTAAGCTTGGACACAAA ATATAAGGATTCAGAAATTCCGTTGGGAATAGAACCTGTTCCTCTTGCTAGGCACATCATTTGTCAATTTCCTTGTGTTGGAACTGTCTTAAGGGTGACTGTTGATCAAGGGCTTAAAGATATTGGTTTACACTTCAAAGGCATTGGTAAATGGGTTAAGTTTCGTAACATTAGATGTGAAGAGCATTCTGGACTGTGGCACGGCCTATTTCTTCCATCTTCTAGAATTAGGTTTCTTTCTGAAAATGATGACAGTGTCTTACAATGTAAGAG GACAATTGATGAGCGTGAAACAATGGAAGAAGGTTTTTTGCCTACATGGAGTACTCCTCTTCCCAACTTAACTG TGGTAGACTATCCTAGTCTTCCGACTTcaacattgatggatttccttacTAATTCGGAGGAG GTGGCTATTGCTGGTAGATGTATTGTTCGAGTGGTAGCAATATGTCCATCAGTGAGAGAGATTTGTCAGCTAGTTGGGTCTACTGAACAGAAGATCAGACTGACTCTAGAGGATCCGACAGCAAGAATACATGCACATTTATGTGGTCGTGAATTG ACAAGGTTTTCCACATGTTGTTTGTCGTTGGATGTTCTAGCGAGCAAGATGAATGAATTGCTTGGAGTGCCTGCAAAttgtgaagaagaagataatgcTGCTAGGAAACCACCATGGATAGAGTGTTGTTTAAAGATGACTTCTTCACGAGAATTTTTCTTCTGTGGAACACGATTAGTGGTACAGTAA
- the LOC107416233 gene encoding protection of telomeres protein 1b isoform X4, protein MSASSSTIISIREARQKRLKKKANLAGIVTEFSFPRKSAGTDYVSILKIVDESEMHEELSVHMFSDRIEDLPLVQSYKDFIILYHVMIKEYENRPCAICNKQYSSYALFDVNSNTPNYTPYQASRGFVLLEQDTGYVPRMWQVSRYHDMGAGNSEYIVSMKNLAANQHFDLICKVLHVQEASRNRWMFFVWDGNDAPPLSLDTKTIDERETMEEGFLPTWSTPLPNLTVVDYPSLPTSTLMDFLTNSEEVAIAGRCIVRVVAICPSVREICQLVGSTEQKIRLTLEDPTARIHAHLCGRELTRFSTCCLSLDVLASKMNELLGVPANCEEEDNAARKPPWIECCLKMTSSREFFFCGTRLVVQ, encoded by the exons atgaGCGCGAGTAGTTCCACTATAATTTCAATCAGAGAGGCTCGACAGAAGCGCCTAAAAAAGAAAGCTAATCTTGCTGGCATTGTCACCGAGTTCAGCTTTCCCAGAAAGAGTGCTGGCactg ACTACGTTTCAATACTGAAAATTGTGGATGAATCTGAAATGCACGAGGAGTTATCAGTTCATATGTTCTCTGACAGAATTGAGGACCTTCCGCTGGTTCAGTCGTATAAGGACTTCATTATTCTGTACCATGTCATG ATTAAGGAGTATGAGAATAGGCCATGTGCAATTTGTAATAAACAGTACTCATCGTATGCTCTGTTCGATGTCAATTCAAATACACCAAATTATACCCCATATCAAGCTTCTCGTGGATTTGTTCTTCTAGAACAGGACACCGGTTACGTTCCACGTATGTGGCAAGTTTCCCGCTACCATGATATGGGTGCAG GAAACAGTGAATATATTGTTTCGATGAAAAATCTCGCAGCTAATCAACATTTTGATCTTATATGTAAG GTTCTGCATGTCCAAGAAGCTTCGAGGAATAGATGGATGTTCTTTGTTTGGGATGGAAATGATGCCCCTCCATTAAGCTTGGACACAAA GACAATTGATGAGCGTGAAACAATGGAAGAAGGTTTTTTGCCTACATGGAGTACTCCTCTTCCCAACTTAACTG TGGTAGACTATCCTAGTCTTCCGACTTcaacattgatggatttccttacTAATTCGGAGGAG GTGGCTATTGCTGGTAGATGTATTGTTCGAGTGGTAGCAATATGTCCATCAGTGAGAGAGATTTGTCAGCTAGTTGGGTCTACTGAACAGAAGATCAGACTGACTCTAGAGGATCCGACAGCAAGAATACATGCACATTTATGTGGTCGTGAATTG ACAAGGTTTTCCACATGTTGTTTGTCGTTGGATGTTCTAGCGAGCAAGATGAATGAATTGCTTGGAGTGCCTGCAAAttgtgaagaagaagataatgcTGCTAGGAAACCACCATGGATAGAGTGTTGTTTAAAGATGACTTCTTCACGAGAATTTTTCTTCTGTGGAACACGATTAGTGGTACAGTAA
- the LOC107416233 gene encoding protection of telomeres protein 1b isoform X3, whose translation MIKEYENRPCAICNKQYSSYALFDVNSNTPNYTPYQASRGFVLLEQDTGYVPRMWQVSRYHDMGAGNSEYIVSMKNLAANQHFDLICKVLHVQEASRNRWMFFVWDGNDAPPLSLDTKYKDSEIPLGIEPVPLARHIICQFPCVGTVLRVTVDQGLKDIGLHFKGIGKWVKFRNIRCEEHSGLWHGLFLPSSRIRFLSENDDSVLQCKRTIDERETMEEGFLPTWSTPLPNLTVVDYPSLPTSTLMDFLTNSEEVAIAGRCIVRVVAICPSVREICQLVGSTEQKIRLTLEDPTARIHAHLCGRELTRFSTCCLSLDVLASKMNELLGVPANCEEEDNAARKPPWIECCLKMTSSREFFFCGTRLVVQ comes from the exons ATG ATTAAGGAGTATGAGAATAGGCCATGTGCAATTTGTAATAAACAGTACTCATCGTATGCTCTGTTCGATGTCAATTCAAATACACCAAATTATACCCCATATCAAGCTTCTCGTGGATTTGTTCTTCTAGAACAGGACACCGGTTACGTTCCACGTATGTGGCAAGTTTCCCGCTACCATGATATGGGTGCAG GAAACAGTGAATATATTGTTTCGATGAAAAATCTCGCAGCTAATCAACATTTTGATCTTATATGTAAG GTTCTGCATGTCCAAGAAGCTTCGAGGAATAGATGGATGTTCTTTGTTTGGGATGGAAATGATGCCCCTCCATTAAGCTTGGACACAAA ATATAAGGATTCAGAAATTCCGTTGGGAATAGAACCTGTTCCTCTTGCTAGGCACATCATTTGTCAATTTCCTTGTGTTGGAACTGTCTTAAGGGTGACTGTTGATCAAGGGCTTAAAGATATTGGTTTACACTTCAAAGGCATTGGTAAATGGGTTAAGTTTCGTAACATTAGATGTGAAGAGCATTCTGGACTGTGGCACGGCCTATTTCTTCCATCTTCTAGAATTAGGTTTCTTTCTGAAAATGATGACAGTGTCTTACAATGTAAGAG GACAATTGATGAGCGTGAAACAATGGAAGAAGGTTTTTTGCCTACATGGAGTACTCCTCTTCCCAACTTAACTG TGGTAGACTATCCTAGTCTTCCGACTTcaacattgatggatttccttacTAATTCGGAGGAG GTGGCTATTGCTGGTAGATGTATTGTTCGAGTGGTAGCAATATGTCCATCAGTGAGAGAGATTTGTCAGCTAGTTGGGTCTACTGAACAGAAGATCAGACTGACTCTAGAGGATCCGACAGCAAGAATACATGCACATTTATGTGGTCGTGAATTG ACAAGGTTTTCCACATGTTGTTTGTCGTTGGATGTTCTAGCGAGCAAGATGAATGAATTGCTTGGAGTGCCTGCAAAttgtgaagaagaagataatgcTGCTAGGAAACCACCATGGATAGAGTGTTGTTTAAAGATGACTTCTTCACGAGAATTTTTCTTCTGTGGAACACGATTAGTGGTACAGTAA
- the LOC107416233 gene encoding protection of telomeres protein 1b isoform X2 yields the protein MSASSSTIISIREARQKRLKKKANLAGIVTEFSFPRKSAGTDYVSILKIVDESEMHEELSVHMFSDRIEDLPLVQSYKDFIILYHVMIKEYENRPCAICNKQYSSYALFDVNSNTPNYTPYQASRGFVLLEQDTGYVPRNSEYIVSMKNLAANQHFDLICKVLHVQEASRNRWMFFVWDGNDAPPLSLDTKYKDSEIPLGIEPVPLARHIICQFPCVGTVLRVTVDQGLKDIGLHFKGIGKWVKFRNIRCEEHSGLWHGLFLPSSRIRFLSENDDSVLQCKRTIDERETMEEGFLPTWSTPLPNLTVVDYPSLPTSTLMDFLTNSEEVAIAGRCIVRVVAICPSVREICQLVGSTEQKIRLTLEDPTARIHAHLCGRELTRFSTCCLSLDVLASKMNELLGVPANCEEEDNAARKPPWIECCLKMTSSREFFFCGTRLVVQ from the exons atgaGCGCGAGTAGTTCCACTATAATTTCAATCAGAGAGGCTCGACAGAAGCGCCTAAAAAAGAAAGCTAATCTTGCTGGCATTGTCACCGAGTTCAGCTTTCCCAGAAAGAGTGCTGGCactg ACTACGTTTCAATACTGAAAATTGTGGATGAATCTGAAATGCACGAGGAGTTATCAGTTCATATGTTCTCTGACAGAATTGAGGACCTTCCGCTGGTTCAGTCGTATAAGGACTTCATTATTCTGTACCATGTCATG ATTAAGGAGTATGAGAATAGGCCATGTGCAATTTGTAATAAACAGTACTCATCGTATGCTCTGTTCGATGTCAATTCAAATACACCAAATTATACCCCATATCAAGCTTCTCGTGGATTTGTTCTTCTAGAACAGGACACCGGTTACGTTCCAC GAAACAGTGAATATATTGTTTCGATGAAAAATCTCGCAGCTAATCAACATTTTGATCTTATATGTAAG GTTCTGCATGTCCAAGAAGCTTCGAGGAATAGATGGATGTTCTTTGTTTGGGATGGAAATGATGCCCCTCCATTAAGCTTGGACACAAA ATATAAGGATTCAGAAATTCCGTTGGGAATAGAACCTGTTCCTCTTGCTAGGCACATCATTTGTCAATTTCCTTGTGTTGGAACTGTCTTAAGGGTGACTGTTGATCAAGGGCTTAAAGATATTGGTTTACACTTCAAAGGCATTGGTAAATGGGTTAAGTTTCGTAACATTAGATGTGAAGAGCATTCTGGACTGTGGCACGGCCTATTTCTTCCATCTTCTAGAATTAGGTTTCTTTCTGAAAATGATGACAGTGTCTTACAATGTAAGAG GACAATTGATGAGCGTGAAACAATGGAAGAAGGTTTTTTGCCTACATGGAGTACTCCTCTTCCCAACTTAACTG TGGTAGACTATCCTAGTCTTCCGACTTcaacattgatggatttccttacTAATTCGGAGGAG GTGGCTATTGCTGGTAGATGTATTGTTCGAGTGGTAGCAATATGTCCATCAGTGAGAGAGATTTGTCAGCTAGTTGGGTCTACTGAACAGAAGATCAGACTGACTCTAGAGGATCCGACAGCAAGAATACATGCACATTTATGTGGTCGTGAATTG ACAAGGTTTTCCACATGTTGTTTGTCGTTGGATGTTCTAGCGAGCAAGATGAATGAATTGCTTGGAGTGCCTGCAAAttgtgaagaagaagataatgcTGCTAGGAAACCACCATGGATAGAGTGTTGTTTAAAGATGACTTCTTCACGAGAATTTTTCTTCTGTGGAACACGATTAGTGGTACAGTAA
- the LOC107416233 gene encoding protection of telomeres protein 1b isoform X5, whose product MSASSSTIISIREARQKRLKKKANLAGIVTEFSFPRKSAGTDYVSILKIVDESEMHEELSVHMFSDRIEDLPLVQSYKDFIILYHVMIKEYENRPCAICNKQYSSYALFDVNSNTPNYTPYQASRGFVLLEQDTGYVPRMWQVSRYHDMGAGNSEYIVSMKNLAANQHFDLICKVLHVQEASRNRWMFFVWDGNDAPPLSLDTKYKDSEIPLGIEPVPLARHIICQFPCVGTVLRVTVDQGLKDIGLHFKGIGKWVKFRNIRCEEHSGLWHGLFLPSSRIRFLSENDDSVLQCKRTIDERETMEEGFLPTWSTPLPNLTGGYCW is encoded by the exons atgaGCGCGAGTAGTTCCACTATAATTTCAATCAGAGAGGCTCGACAGAAGCGCCTAAAAAAGAAAGCTAATCTTGCTGGCATTGTCACCGAGTTCAGCTTTCCCAGAAAGAGTGCTGGCactg ACTACGTTTCAATACTGAAAATTGTGGATGAATCTGAAATGCACGAGGAGTTATCAGTTCATATGTTCTCTGACAGAATTGAGGACCTTCCGCTGGTTCAGTCGTATAAGGACTTCATTATTCTGTACCATGTCATG ATTAAGGAGTATGAGAATAGGCCATGTGCAATTTGTAATAAACAGTACTCATCGTATGCTCTGTTCGATGTCAATTCAAATACACCAAATTATACCCCATATCAAGCTTCTCGTGGATTTGTTCTTCTAGAACAGGACACCGGTTACGTTCCACGTATGTGGCAAGTTTCCCGCTACCATGATATGGGTGCAG GAAACAGTGAATATATTGTTTCGATGAAAAATCTCGCAGCTAATCAACATTTTGATCTTATATGTAAG GTTCTGCATGTCCAAGAAGCTTCGAGGAATAGATGGATGTTCTTTGTTTGGGATGGAAATGATGCCCCTCCATTAAGCTTGGACACAAA ATATAAGGATTCAGAAATTCCGTTGGGAATAGAACCTGTTCCTCTTGCTAGGCACATCATTTGTCAATTTCCTTGTGTTGGAACTGTCTTAAGGGTGACTGTTGATCAAGGGCTTAAAGATATTGGTTTACACTTCAAAGGCATTGGTAAATGGGTTAAGTTTCGTAACATTAGATGTGAAGAGCATTCTGGACTGTGGCACGGCCTATTTCTTCCATCTTCTAGAATTAGGTTTCTTTCTGAAAATGATGACAGTGTCTTACAATGTAAGAG GACAATTGATGAGCGTGAAACAATGGAAGAAGGTTTTTTGCCTACATGGAGTACTCCTCTTCCCAACTTAACTG GTGGCTATTGCTGGTAG